A region of Haliotis asinina isolate JCU_RB_2024 chromosome 9, JCU_Hal_asi_v2, whole genome shotgun sequence DNA encodes the following proteins:
- the LOC137297413 gene encoding prickle planar cell polarity protein 3-like yields the protein MATCGADTQPPSPPGRSGLPPSPVGGAVGGEEPSPSLRPRLGISGVEPGKQCSNCADKCPGFALHYWRKICRHCKCPPEAHDMATGGEQERTLNRLIHDVKRNSTSDDDSGCPLEEYAWVPTGLKPEQIHQYFNGIPDGKVPYLNSAGEKYRVRQLLQQLPPHDNEVRYCNVLAEEEKHELRMFSAQRKREALGRGTVRPLPLTLQGTACTQCECTITGGDMAVFASRAGANKCWHPGCFVCHTCSELLVDLIYFFAEGELYCGRHHAEMLKPRCAACDEIIFADECTEAEGRSWHMKHFCCFECDTMLGGQRYIMREGRPYCCGCFERMFAEYCDTCGEHIGVDQGQMTHEGQHWHATDQCFKCHTCQKSLLGQPFLPKHGVIYCSAACSRAGSMQTQTPRRPEDYLQELQSVRVGSPVSHVLLEGNKDIHEVLRQQYTINDSYPSSDRDQGYATSSNSEVYAPGLYEAAQQNASFTDPEAVYHLNLDGLIDGLPCQEAKKRNRLSQFSMPDLTKEPDTPGSDKSNLSSRSRSRSGSEKNVSVHYASINPQRERIPPCPPETPPTIGCERLESDNGYAVPHGHQQHHHHNHHHHHHHHHGQQQPLSHRSFPELPNIRQTGRRGAAAIPLPDEHKMNPISRPPTGTRPHSSGANNPGYPRSRSFEGRPGNSYYSEPRGATGGFNGRPPSMESSVLDRFDRFPYEDDRCSTCSSSSDSDDYYYYYDSPRRQGPGPRISYVDDMGIGPQGRARTMNTRGRHKSKNKQCVIS from the exons AAAAATATGCAGACACTGCAAATGTCCTCCCGAAGCACATGACATGGCAACTGGTGGCGAGCAGGAGCGTACCCTCAACCGACTCATCCACGACGTCAAGAGGAACTCAACCAGCGATGATGACAGTGGCTGTCCACTTGAAGAATATGCCTGGGTACCAACTGGGCTTAAACCTGAACAG ATTCACCAGTATTTCAATGGGATACCAGATGGGAAGGTGCCTTACCTCAACAGTGCAGGCGAGAAGTACCGCGTGCGGCAACTACTGCAACAACTGCCACCTCACGACAATGAGGTGCGCTACTGCAATGTCCTGGCTGAGGAGGAAAAGCATGAGCTTCGGATGTTCTCTGCTCAGCGCAAACGGGAGGCACTTGGGCGGGGCACCGTTCGGCCCCTTCCTCTCACCCTGCAGGGAACTGCATGTACTCAG TGTGAGTGCACTATCACCGGTGGGGACATGGCAGTGTTTGCATCACGTGCTGGCGCCAACAAGTGCTGGCACCCAGGATGCTTTGTGTGTCACACATGCAGCGAGCTTCTTGTAGACCTCATCTACTTCTTCGCTGAAGGTGAACTTTACTGCGGACGTCACCACGCAGAGATGCTGAAACCGAGGTGTGCAGCATGTGATGAG atcaTCTTTGCAGACGAGTGTACAGAGGCTGAAGGAAGAAGCTGGCACATGAAACACTTCTGTTGTTTTGAGTGTGATACCATGTTAGGTGGTCAACGCTACATTATGCGAGAAGGCCGGCCATATTGTTGTGGATGCTTTGAGCGGATGTTTGCAGAATATTGTGACACGTGTGGGGAACACATCGGGGTTGATCAAGGACaaatgacccatgaaggtcaacACTGGCATGCAACAGATCAATGCTTCAAATGCCACACATGTCAAAAGTCTTTGCTTGGACAACCATTTTTACCCAAACATGGTGTTATATACTGCTCTGCTGCATGTAGCCGAGCAGGTTCTATGCAGACTCAGACTCCACGACGACCTGAAGATTACCTTCAAGAGTTGCAGTCAGTGAGAGTAGGCTCCCCTGTTAGCCATGTGCTTCTAGAAGGAAATAAGGACATTCATGAAGTGCTACGACAACAATATACAATCAATGACAGCTACCCATCGTCAGACAGGGATCAGGGCTATGCTACAAGCAGCAATAGCGAGGTGTATGCACCAGGTCTGTACGAGGCGGCACAGCAAAATGCCAGCTTCACTGACCCAGAGGCGGTGTATCATCTGAACCTTGACGGCCTCATTGATGGTCTTCCTTGCCAGGAGGCAAAGAAACGTAACAGACTATCACAATTTTCAATGCCGGACTTAACTAAAGAACCGGACACCCCTGGATCGGACAAGAGTAACCTTAGCTCAAGGAGTAGGAGTCGGTCAGGGTCAGAGAAGAATGTGAGTGTCCACTATGCTTCTATCAATCCTCAGCGAGAGAGGATACCACCATGCCCCCCTGAAACCCCACCCACCATTGGTTGTGAGCGTCTAGAGAGTGATAATGGTTATGCTGTACCCCACGGTCACCAGcaacaccatcatcacaaccatcaccaccaccaccatcaccatcatggCCAACAACAACCGTTATCACACCGGTCCTTCCCTGAACTCCCCAATATCCGGCAGACGGGGCGGCGTGGAGCTGCGGCAATACCTCTCCCGGATGAGCACAAGATGAACCCCATCTCCCGCCCACCCACAGGAACACGCCCTCACAGCAGTGGCGCAAACAACCCGGGCTATCCACGCAGTCGTAGCTTTGAGGGACGACCTGGAAATTCCTACTACTCTGAACCACGTGGAGCAACAGGGGGATTCAATGGCCGTCCTCCTTCAATGGAAAGTTCAGTATTGGACCGATTTGATAGGTTCCCATATGAGGATGATCgatgtagcacatgctccagTTCTAGTGACTCAGatgattattattactattatgaTTCTCCACGGAGACAAGGACCAGGACCACGTATATCGTATGTGGATGACATGGGTATTGGACCCCAAGGTCGTGCAAGGACTATGAACACTAGGGGCCGCCACAAGAGCAAGAATAAGCAGTGTGTTATAAGCTAG